One genomic window of Gracilinema caldarium DSM 7334 includes the following:
- a CDS encoding (deoxy)nucleoside triphosphate pyrophosphohydrolase codes for MDTPLQPRSVAGICIQGNALFIAQRIPGGSMGERWEFPGGKVEVGETDEEALIREYQEEFGVAVTVGACIAHAEFEHHRQKRHLFAYIVVIPEQEYVLTEHTQWRWATLEEIEKLNFADSDKKLIPSLQRYLQR; via the coding sequence GTGGATACCCCATTACAACCCCGATCTGTAGCGGGTATTTGTATACAAGGTAATGCCCTTTTCATAGCGCAACGCATCCCAGGTGGTTCCATGGGAGAACGCTGGGAATTTCCCGGTGGCAAGGTTGAAGTTGGTGAAACCGATGAAGAAGCCTTGATCCGGGAATATCAGGAAGAGTTTGGTGTTGCAGTAACCGTAGGGGCTTGTATTGCCCATGCTGAGTTTGAACACCATCGGCAAAAACGACATCTTTTTGCATATATTGTTGTAATTCCAGAGCAGGAATATGTTCTTACTGAACATACCCAATGGCGTTGGGCTACCTTAGAAGAGATTGAAAAGCTTAATTTTGCTGATTCAGATAAGAAACTTATCCCCTCATTACAGAGATATCTTCAGAGGTAA
- a CDS encoding NAD(P)H-hydrate dehydratase, with product MILVSCHEAHKIDERAMVEWCLSSSVLVEAAGRECANSLIAVWSQIVPETVKTSTRSLSIILVAGSGNNAADGMVLLKTLILKGFCNILRCKVILAKPIADSEMNATANPTPRSQVFKILQKMGIPCLLWQDLSEKERYTVFSKADLIIDALTGTGLSGPVHGAVAELIAVINKIRNMNTSQRIIAIDIPSGLSDSWEIEYPLIAADLTLAIEPVKACLYKPQARMKAGHIIPVTGIFPEALLTQIAQNTLITFSTLASDQNAREALSVQKDAYKHKRGVVQIFAGALGTSGAAMLASRGAQAGGAGLVQLVTEQLLAEQLMAQAGGLLVTCQLWLNEQKEQGMRSALTPDAIVMGPGLVWNNEKEVQLQKAIHYQIQQHCGLVFDADAIVHAAVYTFTGPTVFTPHPVEFERLINVLPHDTYESNIPSDDELRRMIATNPVPLLQRAARQINAVILLKGHVIYISAPDGSYSVIDGMESMLAMGGSGDLLAGLIGALMARMRRNRITIDPVLCSQWAVTILLEAGHRLAHTKGFQDPLTLAEMIGTVAGELWLPR from the coding sequence ATGATTCTGGTTTCTTGTCATGAAGCTCATAAAATTGATGAAAGGGCAATGGTAGAGTGGTGCCTGTCTTCCAGTGTACTTGTTGAAGCTGCGGGCAGAGAATGTGCCAATTCCCTTATCGCTGTGTGGTCTCAAATTGTTCCTGAGACTGTAAAAACGTCTACTCGATCTTTATCAATCATTCTTGTAGCTGGATCGGGCAATAATGCGGCCGATGGGATGGTGCTTCTTAAAACACTTATTCTTAAGGGTTTTTGCAATATTCTTCGGTGTAAAGTAATACTTGCTAAACCGATAGCTGATAGCGAGATGAACGCGACAGCAAATCCTACCCCCCGTTCCCAGGTGTTCAAGATATTGCAAAAAATGGGTATTCCTTGTCTTTTGTGGCAGGATTTATCAGAAAAGGAAAGGTATACTGTTTTTTCAAAGGCTGATCTCATTATTGATGCGCTGACGGGGACAGGATTATCAGGCCCAGTACATGGTGCAGTAGCTGAGCTTATTGCTGTTATCAACAAGATCAGAAATATGAATACCTCTCAGCGTATTATTGCAATCGATATACCATCAGGCCTTTCGGATTCCTGGGAAATAGAGTATCCCCTGATAGCTGCGGACCTTACCCTTGCCATTGAACCTGTAAAAGCCTGTCTCTATAAGCCTCAGGCTAGAATGAAGGCGGGTCATATTATACCCGTTACTGGTATTTTCCCTGAAGCTCTCCTTACCCAAATTGCGCAGAATACGCTTATTACCTTTTCTACGTTAGCTTCTGATCAAAATGCAAGGGAGGCTCTCTCGGTACAAAAAGATGCTTATAAACATAAGCGAGGAGTAGTACAAATTTTTGCAGGCGCCCTTGGTACAAGCGGAGCGGCCATGCTTGCCAGCAGAGGTGCTCAGGCAGGTGGGGCAGGGCTCGTTCAGCTAGTAACAGAGCAGTTGCTTGCAGAACAACTTATGGCTCAGGCAGGAGGTCTCCTGGTAACGTGCCAGCTATGGCTTAACGAACAAAAAGAACAGGGTATGAGGTCGGCCCTTACTCCCGATGCGATTGTTATGGGTCCAGGACTTGTCTGGAATAATGAAAAGGAAGTTCAGCTACAAAAAGCGATACACTATCAGATACAGCAACATTGTGGTCTTGTTTTTGACGCCGATGCAATAGTTCATGCAGCTGTATATACCTTTACAGGCCCTACGGTATTTACACCCCATCCGGTTGAATTTGAACGGCTTATTAATGTTCTTCCTCATGATACTTACGAATCAAACATACCCTCTGATGATGAACTTCGCAGGATGATCGCTACAAATCCAGTTCCTCTCCTACAAAGGGCTGCCCGACAAATTAACGCGGTCATCCTTCTTAAGGGGCATGTTATTTATATTAGTGCCCCCGATGGTTCCTATTCTGTGATTGATGGCATGGAAAGTATGCTCGCCATGGGCGGCAGCGGAGACCTGTTGGCGGGTCTTATCGGCGCTCTGATGGCCCGAATGAGACGAAATAGGATCACCATTGACCCGGTACTGTGTTCTCAATGGGCTGTTACTATCCTCCTGGAAGCAGGTCACCGATTAGCCCATACGAAGGGCTTTCAAGACCCTCTGACACTGGCAGAAATGATTGGAACTGTCGCAGGAGAACTCTGGCTACCCCGGTAG
- a CDS encoding LIC_12708 family protein — MIRILIIALIGLLSFSSCSNKEVQSVDRQNLFRLDIGRLENQIDLFGIDQSPAMLKTRIAMRDGIFYISDSKAQKVSKFTSYGDLLSMIYNQETNPPPFTLKKDSDSSEIVTRRAIAYPLIQNGNVAVDSRKHLYVEDRLPPDRRTYDAEKRVLFDSTVLHFDSDGNFIEYLGQEGIGGTPFPFINSLFTSVHDELVVVCRIPTGWNVYWFDANGAVLYVVLIRNEDLPMPKGETLYSSLDSITAAPDSRRLIIKIDYYKDNFDESTKTKSGIIYDRSILWVMNVENGSYLNNVEIPPFDQIQSDQKDKIELVYSVLGVSRRGKVFLTIPETDGYHLLVLDLESKDQKRGFIQVDPDEVAFNTFYLSEEGILSALLATDYEAKVVWWRTEKFTGDVRK; from the coding sequence ATGATACGGATACTCATTATTGCCCTTATAGGTTTACTTTCATTCAGTTCTTGCTCCAATAAGGAAGTCCAGTCGGTAGACCGGCAGAATCTCTTCAGGCTAGATATAGGCAGACTGGAAAATCAGATCGATCTTTTTGGAATAGATCAGTCACCGGCAATGTTGAAAACTCGAATTGCCATGCGGGATGGTATATTTTATATTTCCGACAGCAAAGCTCAAAAGGTTTCTAAATTTACCTCCTACGGAGACCTTCTATCCATGATTTATAACCAGGAAACGAATCCTCCTCCCTTTACGCTTAAGAAAGACAGTGATAGCTCTGAAATTGTTACCAGAAGGGCTATCGCTTATCCCCTCATACAGAATGGAAATGTAGCAGTCGATTCTCGAAAACACCTCTATGTGGAAGATCGATTACCACCAGATCGTCGAACCTATGATGCAGAAAAGCGGGTACTCTTCGATTCTACGGTGCTCCATTTTGACAGTGACGGTAACTTTATCGAATATCTAGGGCAGGAAGGGATTGGAGGCACACCATTTCCTTTTATCAACAGCCTTTTTACTTCAGTACATGATGAACTTGTGGTGGTATGCCGAATCCCGACCGGTTGGAATGTCTATTGGTTCGATGCAAACGGGGCCGTATTGTATGTAGTTTTAATTCGAAATGAGGATTTACCTATGCCAAAAGGTGAAACCCTCTACTCATCCCTTGATAGTATTACCGCTGCTCCTGACAGTAGACGACTTATTATCAAAATTGATTATTATAAAGATAACTTTGATGAATCTACTAAGACAAAGTCGGGAATAATTTATGATCGTTCTATACTTTGGGTTATGAATGTGGAAAATGGAAGTTATTTGAATAATGTGGAAATTCCACCTTTTGATCAGATTCAATCGGACCAGAAAGACAAGATAGAGTTAGTATATTCTGTGTTAGGAGTTAGTCGAAGAGGTAAGGTATTCCTTACCATCCCTGAAACTGATGGCTACCATTTACTCGTGCTTGACCTTGAGTCCAAAGACCAGAAACGGGGGTTTATTCAGGTAGATCCCGATGAAGTAGCCTTTAATACCTTTTATCTTTCCGAGGAAGGAATTCTGTCTGCTTTGCTTGCCACTGATTATGAGGCCAAAGTAGTTTGGTGGAGGACTGAAAAATTTACCGGAGATGTACGTAAATGA
- the secA gene encoding preprotein translocase subunit SecA — protein sequence MLDNVIKALFGSQHERDLKALLPILHAVNEKEAWAASLPPEEFPKMTERFRERYRNGESLDSMLPEAFALAREAARRNLGERPYDVQVLGSIVLHQGKIVEMKTGEGKTLMSVAATYLNAITGKGVHVVTVNDYLASRDAAWMSPVFNYLGMTVGTILSDMDNDRRRENYACDITYGTNNEFGFDYLRDNMRWDLEGRVQRGHHFCVVDEIDSILIDEARTPLIISGAAEDDTYKFFEVDKLLDTLEEVKKKEDGEYPDEAQGEEVIGDYKINEKNKNISFTNAGMNKIEKLLQKRGLIKGSLFDEENFEYIHYFTQALRAHKLFHIDVDYVVQDGQVQIVDEFTGRILHGRRYSDGLHQAIEAKERIKIAQRNRTLATITFQNYFRLYEKISGMTGTADTEAVEFNKIYNLDVVVIPTNLPVARIDEDDVVYLNEKEKFEALCDEIEAAHKRGQPVLVGTVSIEKSEKVSALLTRRGIRHEVLNAKNHAREAVIIAEAGAKGAVTIATNMAGRGTDIKLGGNPEHRARKRAGTNATPEQYAKIYKEEYEKWKKDYEEVKSLGGLYVIGTERHESRRIDNQLRGRSGRQGDPGRSKFFISMDDDLMRLFGGSNIKNLMSKIGMEPGEPIYHPWLNKSIERAQKKVEERNFEIRKHLLEYDDVLNQQRKFIYEQRDAILADQHLVDRVNNATNDMVHAALEDYRATFRRDPVLAVKELARFLKEKFAYQLQLESNAPEAQKVEDLEQRITEELKQEIAEKEALVGAENLNTFIRMQYLQAIDRKWLDHLENMEALREAVYLRSYGQKNPLTEYKIEGFQIFETMIDEIRQEIASRVHLVRVQSTDNREVRARPVATIHSASHGSVGSFAGAAAGGTSARSGTTPTMGSARPVGPSSRSEPESVTVVRAYPKVGRNDPCPCGSGKKYKYCHGK from the coding sequence ATGTTGGACAATGTAATTAAGGCTCTGTTCGGCTCACAGCACGAACGGGATTTAAAAGCCCTCTTACCGATTTTACACGCAGTAAATGAAAAAGAAGCCTGGGCGGCTTCTCTCCCGCCGGAAGAATTCCCTAAGATGACTGAACGATTCCGGGAACGGTATCGGAACGGTGAAAGCCTGGATTCCATGCTGCCCGAAGCCTTTGCACTGGCCCGGGAAGCAGCCCGCAGGAACCTGGGGGAACGACCTTATGATGTGCAGGTCCTTGGATCCATCGTTCTGCACCAGGGCAAAATCGTAGAAATGAAAACCGGTGAAGGTAAAACCCTTATGAGCGTGGCCGCTACGTACCTCAATGCCATTACCGGCAAGGGCGTCCATGTGGTTACGGTTAACGATTACCTGGCAAGCCGGGATGCCGCCTGGATGAGTCCGGTTTTTAATTACCTGGGTATGACCGTCGGTACCATCCTTTCAGATATGGATAATGACCGCCGCCGGGAAAATTATGCCTGCGATATAACCTATGGTACCAATAATGAGTTTGGCTTTGATTATCTTCGCGATAATATGCGCTGGGATCTTGAAGGCCGGGTTCAGCGGGGCCACCATTTCTGTGTAGTAGACGAAATCGACTCCATATTGATTGATGAAGCTCGGACTCCCCTTATCATTTCCGGTGCCGCCGAAGATGACACCTATAAGTTTTTTGAAGTAGATAAACTTCTGGATACCCTTGAAGAGGTTAAAAAGAAGGAAGACGGTGAATATCCCGATGAAGCTCAGGGCGAAGAAGTCATCGGTGATTATAAGATTAACGAAAAAAATAAAAACATATCCTTCACTAATGCGGGTATGAATAAGATCGAAAAACTCCTTCAGAAACGGGGCTTAATTAAAGGTTCCCTCTTTGATGAGGAGAATTTCGAATATATCCACTACTTTACCCAGGCACTGCGGGCCCACAAACTCTTTCATATTGATGTGGACTATGTGGTTCAGGATGGTCAGGTCCAGATTGTTGATGAATTTACGGGCCGCATTTTGCATGGCCGTCGGTATTCCGATGGCCTCCACCAGGCCATTGAGGCTAAGGAACGGATAAAAATAGCCCAGCGCAACCGCACCCTTGCAACCATCACCTTCCAAAACTACTTCAGGTTGTATGAAAAAATATCCGGTATGACCGGTACGGCCGATACTGAAGCGGTTGAGTTCAATAAAATATACAACCTCGATGTAGTTGTTATCCCTACTAACCTGCCGGTAGCCCGTATTGATGAAGACGATGTGGTCTACCTGAACGAAAAAGAAAAATTTGAGGCCCTCTGTGATGAAATAGAAGCGGCCCATAAGCGGGGACAACCGGTACTGGTCGGTACCGTTTCGATTGAAAAATCCGAAAAAGTATCGGCCCTGCTTACCCGCCGCGGTATCCGTCATGAAGTTTTGAATGCAAAAAACCATGCCCGTGAAGCGGTCATCATTGCTGAAGCCGGAGCTAAAGGCGCGGTAACCATTGCAACTAATATGGCTGGCCGTGGAACCGATATTAAGCTCGGAGGCAACCCGGAACACCGGGCACGTAAACGGGCGGGAACCAATGCTACCCCAGAGCAGTATGCCAAAATTTACAAAGAAGAATATGAAAAATGGAAAAAGGACTATGAAGAAGTAAAAAGCCTTGGAGGCCTTTATGTTATTGGTACCGAACGGCATGAAAGCCGTCGTATCGATAACCAGCTCCGGGGCCGTTCAGGACGCCAGGGAGACCCTGGTCGTTCCAAGTTCTTTATTTCCATGGATGATGACCTGATGCGCCTCTTTGGCGGGTCAAACATCAAAAACCTGATGTCAAAAATTGGCATGGAACCTGGTGAGCCCATCTATCATCCATGGCTCAATAAGAGCATAGAGCGGGCCCAGAAAAAGGTGGAAGAACGGAACTTCGAAATTCGTAAGCACCTGCTTGAATATGATGACGTCCTGAACCAGCAGAGAAAATTCATCTATGAACAGCGGGATGCCATACTGGCGGATCAGCATCTGGTAGATCGGGTTAACAATGCAACCAATGACATGGTTCACGCAGCTCTAGAAGATTACCGGGCGACCTTCCGCCGTGATCCTGTTTTAGCTGTCAAAGAATTAGCCCGTTTCTTAAAAGAAAAATTTGCATACCAACTGCAACTAGAAAGCAATGCACCGGAAGCTCAGAAAGTAGAAGATCTGGAACAGCGGATTACAGAAGAGCTGAAACAGGAAATTGCGGAAAAAGAAGCCCTCGTCGGTGCGGAGAACCTCAATACCTTTATCAGGATGCAGTATCTCCAGGCCATCGACCGCAAATGGCTCGATCACCTAGAAAATATGGAAGCCCTTCGTGAAGCGGTATACCTCCGTAGTTATGGCCAAAAGAATCCTCTTACGGAATATAAGATTGAAGGGTTCCAGATTTTTGAAACCATGATCGATGAAATTCGTCAGGAGATTGCCAGCAGGGTACATCTTGTTCGTGTTCAAAGTACGGATAATCGGGAAGTACGAGCTAGACCTGTCGCCACAATCCACTCAGCCAGTCATGGAAGTGTAGGTTCTTTTGCTGGGGCGGCTGCAGGCGGTACCAGTGCAAGAAGTGGTACCACGCCAACGATGGGTTCTGCCCGTCCTGTGGGACCTTCGAGCCGTTCAGAACCGGAATCGGTAACGGTCGTCCGAGCCTATCCTAAGGTGGGCCGTAATGACCCCTGCCCCTGTGGCAGCGGTAAAAAGTACAAATACTGTCACGGCAAATAA
- a CDS encoding SPOR domain-containing protein, whose amino-acid sequence MMNYLKKLIVLFFIGIASLGLLGASIWEGAAAMAAGGELPENGYYIATNSFPRNTLVDVVNLENGKTLRAIVVGGIDNPGLLGLLSKEAANALGLEKGMVGRIRVNMPADPIAFSRYRDELSKEGDPDRDPAATLALTKAEEGAMSQQPLMSVQESAVKIDAVSEKQNNPALISETEMTPETEKIQELPELQQKESIAEAEIVPIQAPTVPSVELSTEPSEPLASEQPVIEPKETPQDSTSIAEIIPVETPVKSDTEEVITEPNIQDSPTDIAPVLKTPFAEKVELSLEPAEERPPVFVPTEPVVEEGEEKPEISNFVEAAPISMAEKLEQPMVVQEPVQAPTKATEQAFKIAFSVPSVTNLDKGKYYIQLGAFSKADAVENQIKGLNKKYPLLVHIGGTTEKPIYRLLIGPLNEGESHALVSYFKKSGFKDAFVKKES is encoded by the coding sequence ATGATGAATTATTTGAAAAAATTGATTGTTCTTTTCTTTATTGGAATTGCCTCTCTTGGTTTATTAGGAGCATCCATTTGGGAAGGAGCTGCAGCAATGGCTGCAGGTGGAGAATTGCCCGAAAATGGTTATTACATTGCGACCAATTCGTTCCCGCGTAATACCTTGGTTGATGTGGTAAATCTGGAAAATGGTAAAACCCTACGGGCAATTGTGGTTGGTGGTATCGACAATCCTGGACTCTTAGGACTTTTATCTAAAGAGGCAGCTAATGCTTTAGGGCTTGAAAAGGGTATGGTTGGAAGGATTCGAGTAAACATGCCTGCAGATCCTATTGCATTTTCACGATATAGGGACGAACTATCAAAAGAAGGCGATCCAGATAGGGACCCAGCTGCAACTCTTGCATTAACAAAAGCTGAAGAAGGTGCAATGTCTCAACAACCACTAATGTCGGTGCAGGAGTCAGCTGTTAAGATTGACGCTGTATCTGAAAAACAAAACAATCCTGCCCTAATTTCAGAGACAGAAATGACTCCAGAAACTGAGAAAATACAAGAACTACCTGAACTTCAGCAAAAAGAATCTATTGCCGAAGCTGAAATAGTTCCTATACAAGCACCTACAGTTCCCAGTGTTGAGTTAAGCACCGAACCATCTGAACCGCTTGCATCTGAACAACCAGTGATCGAACCCAAAGAGACTCCACAAGACTCAACCTCAATAGCAGAAATTATCCCTGTTGAAACACCTGTGAAATCAGATACAGAAGAAGTAATTACAGAACCGAATATACAGGATTCACCAACAGATATAGCACCTGTTTTAAAAACACCCTTTGCTGAAAAGGTTGAACTCAGCCTTGAACCCGCAGAGGAACGTCCACCGGTGTTTGTTCCAACAGAACCGGTTGTAGAAGAGGGTGAAGAAAAACCAGAAATTTCAAATTTTGTAGAAGCAGCTCCAATATCAATGGCAGAAAAACTAGAACAACCTATGGTTGTCCAGGAGCCAGTACAAGCACCAACAAAAGCCACAGAACAAGCTTTTAAAATTGCTTTCAGTGTTCCATCCGTAACAAATTTGGATAAGGGTAAATATTATATACAACTTGGTGCTTTTTCCAAAGCCGATGCAGTAGAAAATCAGATAAAGGGACTTAATAAAAAATACCCACTTCTCGTTCATATAGGAGGAACCACTGAAAAACCAATATATCGCTTACTGATTGGTCCGTTGAATGAAGGTGAAAGCCACGCTTTAGTGTCTTATTTTAAAAAATCAGGTTTTAAGGATGCTTTTGTAAAAAAAGAGAGTTAG
- the loaP gene encoding antiterminator LoaP: MEYYALQVKTGSEEKYINLFKIKHPEADIRLHFLQRRLPIRRGGKVQQELAPIFPGYIFLETGTNLQSSLYWALRKTDGFFRFLKSNQDVRALSGHDLEIVTHFLKYGSVAEKSKVYFDEQDRIIVQEGPLKGLEGNIIKVDKRKGRAKIRLDLDNAPFTIDLAFEFITKSSD, encoded by the coding sequence ATGGAATATTACGCACTACAAGTTAAAACTGGTTCGGAAGAAAAATACATCAATCTATTTAAAATTAAACATCCCGAGGCGGATATACGCTTGCATTTTCTCCAGCGGCGATTACCCATACGTCGTGGTGGCAAGGTTCAACAGGAGCTGGCCCCCATCTTTCCTGGTTATATTTTTCTCGAAACTGGAACAAATTTACAATCTTCCCTTTATTGGGCCCTTCGTAAAACTGATGGTTTTTTCCGTTTTTTAAAAAGCAACCAGGATGTGAGGGCCCTCTCTGGACATGATCTTGAAATTGTGACTCATTTTCTTAAATATGGTTCAGTTGCAGAAAAGTCTAAAGTATATTTTGATGAGCAGGACCGCATTATTGTGCAGGAGGGACCACTAAAAGGACTCGAGGGAAATATCATAAAGGTCGATAAAAGAAAAGGGAGGGCGAAGATTCGGCTCGATCTGGACAATGCACCTTTTACGATTGACCTGGCCTTTGAGTTTATCACCAAGTCGTCAGATTAA
- a CDS encoding polysaccharide biosynthesis protein codes for MTSFKSARLYIIGAGFAGQTLAREIKAKGIFGEVVAFLDDDPAKIGHSIEGIPVLGPIKDVARLLRMNPADEAIIAIPSASREYLRELYNILKKAGFEKIRILPGISQIIEGDAHLIQTRSIDPQDLLGRTPVAIGLKESLTYLRGKRVLVTGAGGSIGSELCRQLLSGGAQRLYLFGHGENSIYQIDRELRLLQEEGVGEKATIVPIIGDLKDEAYVNYIIGKLKVDVIFHAAAYKHVPMMEENPVAAIENNVFGTENLVKAAGHYKVKRFVLISTDKAVDPVSVYGASKMLCEQLVLSASQEGGAHFMVVRFGNVLGSRGSIMPLFQKQIEKGGPVTVTHPEARRWFMTIPEACSLVLKAGGVGENGKLYLLDMGEPIKIRELAEQMIRFYGFEPDREIKIEYIGLRPGERLDERLWSENEIPVETEYPRIRRVERKEAPLLDLPKLLESIRPICRFDPAKANLYRDKVLLRRLLHDFIPTVIIPEHEQNN; via the coding sequence ATGACATCCTTTAAATCAGCCCGTTTGTATATCATTGGCGCAGGTTTTGCCGGACAGACCCTGGCACGGGAAATTAAAGCCAAGGGAATTTTTGGTGAGGTTGTAGCATTTCTCGATGATGACCCGGCCAAAATTGGCCACAGTATCGAAGGGATACCCGTTTTAGGCCCCATTAAGGATGTAGCCCGCCTCTTGCGAATGAATCCCGCTGATGAGGCTATCATCGCCATTCCCAGCGCAAGCCGGGAATACTTACGGGAACTCTATAACATTTTAAAAAAGGCTGGCTTTGAAAAGATCCGCATATTGCCGGGAATTTCCCAGATCATCGAAGGGGATGCCCACCTTATCCAGACCCGGTCCATCGATCCACAGGACCTTCTAGGGAGAACCCCAGTAGCTATAGGCTTGAAAGAGAGCCTTACCTATCTCAGGGGCAAACGGGTCCTCGTGACAGGAGCAGGAGGTTCTATCGGTAGTGAATTGTGCCGTCAGCTTCTATCCGGCGGCGCTCAACGTTTATATCTCTTCGGCCATGGAGAAAATTCTATCTATCAAATTGATCGTGAGCTCAGACTGCTCCAGGAAGAAGGGGTTGGTGAAAAGGCCACCATAGTACCAATCATCGGTGATCTAAAGGATGAAGCCTATGTGAATTACATCATCGGGAAACTCAAGGTTGATGTTATTTTCCATGCCGCCGCTTATAAACATGTCCCCATGATGGAAGAAAATCCTGTAGCAGCAATTGAAAATAATGTATTCGGTACGGAAAACCTGGTAAAGGCTGCAGGTCACTACAAAGTTAAACGTTTTGTACTCATTTCGACCGATAAAGCGGTTGATCCTGTCTCAGTATATGGCGCTTCCAAAATGCTCTGTGAACAATTGGTACTCTCCGCTTCCCAGGAAGGGGGAGCCCATTTTATGGTGGTTCGTTTTGGTAATGTACTGGGTTCCCGAGGCTCTATCATGCCCCTCTTCCAGAAACAGATCGAAAAAGGCGGCCCTGTTACCGTTACCCACCCTGAGGCTCGGCGCTGGTTTATGACCATACCTGAAGCATGTTCCCTCGTACTGAAGGCAGGAGGGGTTGGCGAAAACGGTAAACTGTACCTCCTTGATATGGGAGAACCAATAAAGATCCGGGAATTGGCGGAGCAAATGATACGATTCTATGGATTTGAACCGGATCGGGAAATAAAAATTGAGTATATCGGACTGAGGCCAGGGGAACGGCTTGATGAACGACTCTGGAGTGAAAACGAAATTCCTGTGGAAACTGAGTATCCCCGGATTCGTCGTGTAGAACGAAAGGAAGCGCCCCTGCTCGACCTGCCGAAACTTCTGGAAAGTATCAGACCAATCTGCCGTTTCGATCCAGCAAAAGCAAATCTGTATCGCGACAAGGTTCTTTTAAGACGGCTCTTGCACGACTTTATTCCGACGGTTATCATTCCCGAACATGAACAAAACAATTGA
- a CDS encoding DegT/DnrJ/EryC1/StrS family aminotransferase: MNKTIEPIPFARPFIGAEEEAAVLRVLRSGWLTTGSEALQFEKEFADFFRRNTTTNPAPAMSAYQDLTALAVNSATSGLHLALEACGVGPGDIVITSTYTFTATAEVVRYLGAHVVFVDVAPNSYLMDVQALEQTFERLARGRPAYPPRPGTNDPEEGFGPRGQVKAIIPVHVAGLSCDMDAIMNLARTYNARVIEDAAHAFPSQLADGRWVGLLGDIGVFSFYATKTITTGEGGMILTRDKTIARRISIMRSHGIDRSIWNRYTDTRASWKYAVVAPGYKYNLPDVLAALGRVQLSRAMELLEMRRAIAHTYTQAFRSTHGLLLPPTGPENAWHLYPIRLAGSWGKTVRNQFIEHLQALGIGVSVHFIPLHTMPYYRSLYNLDEQDFPQALDIFSRSISIPIWPGMTREQIQRVVDGVVETVKILKG; encoded by the coding sequence ATGAACAAAACAATTGAACCTATACCCTTTGCCCGACCCTTTATCGGTGCAGAAGAAGAAGCAGCAGTTCTCAGGGTGCTCCGATCTGGTTGGCTTACCACTGGCTCTGAAGCGCTACAGTTTGAAAAAGAATTTGCGGATTTTTTTCGACGTAACACAACCACCAATCCTGCCCCTGCAATGTCAGCATACCAGGACCTCACTGCATTAGCCGTTAACTCAGCCACAAGCGGCCTGCATCTAGCCCTGGAAGCCTGCGGGGTCGGCCCCGGGGATATCGTCATCACATCGACCTACACCTTTACGGCCACTGCAGAAGTGGTTCGTTATCTTGGTGCCCATGTGGTATTTGTCGATGTGGCTCCTAATAGCTATCTCATGGATGTACAGGCTCTCGAGCAAACTTTTGAACGGCTTGCCCGGGGCCGCCCCGCCTACCCGCCCCGGCCCGGCACCAATGACCCGGAGGAAGGTTTTGGCCCCCGGGGTCAGGTTAAAGCAATTATCCCTGTTCATGTGGCAGGACTCTCCTGCGATATGGATGCCATCATGAACCTGGCCCGGACCTATAATGCCAGGGTTATTGAAGATGCGGCCCATGCCTTTCCATCTCAACTTGCCGATGGCCGTTGGGTTGGTTTATTAGGTGATATCGGGGTTTTTTCCTTTTACGCGACCAAAACCATTACCACCGGAGAAGGTGGCATGATTCTTACCAGGGATAAAACTATAGCCCGGAGGATTTCCATCATGAGATCCCATGGTATCGACCGGTCTATATGGAACCGGTATACGGATACCAGAGCCAGCTGGAAATATGCAGTCGTAGCCCCAGGATATAAATATAATTTGCCGGATGTGCTTGCCGCTCTTGGCCGGGTTCAGCTGAGCCGTGCAATGGAACTGCTTGAAATGCGCAGGGCTATCGCTCACACCTATACTCAGGCTTTTCGCTCTACTCATGGATTACTGCTTCCGCCTACAGGGCCGGAAAATGCCTGGCATCTCTACCCCATCCGACTTGCAGGATCCTGGGGAAAAACAGTCCGGAACCAGTTTATTGAACATCTGCAAGCCCTTGGTATTGGTGTCTCGGTACATTTTATACCCCTTCATACCATGCCTTATTACCGTTCCCTCTATAATCTTGATGAACAGGATTTTCCCCAAGCCCTTGATATATTTTCCCGATCCATTTCCATACCGATATGGCCTGGAATGACCAGAGAACAGATTCAGCGAGTTGTTGATGGAGTAGTTGAAACAGTAAAAATATTAAAAGGATAA